From one Nodosilinea sp. FACHB-141 genomic stretch:
- a CDS encoding ribonuclease catalytic domain-containing protein, giving the protein MVDKGTLVEFKHQGQPRLGVVDRPEGKKNWVVIDERGQAHTLHPRDLTYEVSGNTYKPTDIAPFTTEAGSYIDPSSLEIAWEFLIESGESADPATLAELLFSDQSPTFCYAAHRLLVEDKIFFKQKGDRYEPRPAAQVDELRLQLEREAQRQHEWESFITKARQAMAGETVSWEKSDRPRLEILERLALFGDESSQRTQAVEILNALGTNPTAAGAFDTLVSLGLWSVHENLALRRSQIPGHFSEETLTMAQQRLQSPPPDPDAHRVDLTHLKAYTVDDASTQEIDDGLSLETLGDGTQRIWIHIADPTRWLMPGDDLDLEARRRCTTVYLPTGMIPMFPMELATGAMSLIQGQTCCALSFGITLTADGDIQDYQIHPTLIRPTYRLTYDDVDEMLELGITAEPELQGLAHWAKVRGRWRLTQGAISINMPESSIKVSEAEDDIVIEVLNDSTARQMVAEMMILAGEVAARYGQTHALAIPFRSQPQPELPSDEELIQLPTGWVRDSAIRRCMTRSEVGITPSRHATLGLDSYSQVTSPIRRYLDLVTHFQLKAHLRGEPLPFSSTEVTELAIGASSAAYEATLVERQTKRYWSLEYLRRHQDRVWEVMLLRWLREDEGLGLIMVEDLGLELAMRFNRAVALGEQFQVRVSHASPRQDVIRFEEVAPESEEAAASAMTAS; this is encoded by the coding sequence TTGGTTGACAAAGGAACGTTAGTCGAATTTAAGCACCAGGGGCAGCCCCGTCTAGGGGTTGTCGATCGCCCCGAGGGCAAAAAAAACTGGGTTGTGATCGACGAGCGGGGTCAAGCCCACACCCTTCATCCCCGCGATCTCACCTATGAGGTTAGCGGCAACACCTATAAACCCACTGACATTGCTCCCTTCACGACAGAGGCTGGGTCATATATCGATCCCTCTAGCCTAGAGATTGCCTGGGAGTTTTTAATTGAATCTGGGGAATCTGCTGACCCAGCGACTTTGGCAGAGCTGCTATTTTCTGACCAGAGCCCTACCTTTTGCTACGCAGCCCACCGACTGCTGGTAGAGGACAAAATTTTCTTTAAGCAAAAGGGCGATCGCTACGAACCTCGCCCTGCTGCCCAAGTTGATGAGCTACGGCTACAGCTCGAACGCGAAGCCCAGCGCCAGCACGAGTGGGAATCGTTTATCACCAAGGCCCGTCAGGCCATGGCGGGGGAGACCGTCAGCTGGGAAAAGAGCGATCGGCCTCGCCTCGAAATCCTTGAGCGCTTAGCGCTGTTTGGCGACGAGTCGAGCCAGCGCACCCAGGCCGTAGAAATTCTTAATGCTCTGGGTACTAACCCGACAGCGGCGGGTGCATTTGATACCCTAGTGTCACTGGGATTGTGGAGCGTCCACGAAAACCTGGCTCTCAGGCGCAGCCAAATTCCCGGTCACTTTTCTGAGGAAACCCTTACCATGGCGCAGCAGCGTCTCCAGTCTCCGCCGCCTGACCCCGATGCCCACCGGGTAGACCTCACCCACCTCAAGGCCTACACCGTAGATGACGCCAGCACCCAAGAAATCGACGACGGCCTGAGCTTAGAGACTCTAGGCGATGGCACCCAGCGTATCTGGATTCATATTGCCGACCCGACCCGCTGGCTTATGCCCGGAGACGATCTAGATTTAGAAGCCCGCCGCCGCTGCACCACCGTTTATTTGCCCACCGGCATGATTCCCATGTTCCCCATGGAGCTGGCGACCGGGGCTATGAGTCTAATTCAGGGCCAAACCTGTTGTGCCCTCAGCTTTGGCATTACCCTGACAGCCGATGGCGATATTCAGGATTATCAAATTCACCCCACGCTAATTCGTCCTACCTATCGACTGACCTACGACGACGTTGACGAAATGTTGGAGCTAGGCATTACCGCTGAGCCCGAGCTGCAAGGGCTAGCCCACTGGGCCAAGGTGCGAGGCCGGTGGCGGCTCACCCAGGGGGCGATCAGTATCAACATGCCCGAGTCGAGCATCAAGGTGTCTGAGGCCGAAGATGACATTGTTATCGAGGTTCTCAACGACTCCACGGCCCGGCAAATGGTAGCCGAAATGATGATTTTAGCGGGAGAAGTAGCCGCTCGCTATGGGCAAACCCACGCTCTAGCAATTCCCTTTCGCAGCCAACCCCAGCCGGAGCTGCCCTCGGATGAAGAACTCATTCAGCTGCCTACGGGTTGGGTGCGTGACTCGGCTATTCGCCGCTGCATGACCCGCAGTGAAGTGGGTATTACCCCCAGCCGCCATGCCACCTTGGGGCTAGACAGCTATAGTCAGGTCACCTCCCCCATTCGGCGTTACCTCGACTTGGTGACCCACTTTCAACTCAAGGCTCACCTACGGGGCGAGCCGCTGCCCTTTTCCTCCACAGAAGTGACCGAGTTGGCCATCGGGGCCAGTTCTGCGGCTTACGAAGCCACCCTAGTCGAGCGCCAAACCAAGCGTTACTGGTCCTTAGAATACCTGCGCCGTCACCAAGACCGAGTGTGGGAAGTGATGCTGCTGCGCTGGCTGAGGGAAGACGAAGGACTAGGGCTAATTATGGTAGAAGATTTGGGCCTGGAGTTGGCCATGCGCTTCAACCGGGCTGTAGCTCTAGGGGAGCAGTTTCAGGTGCGGGTTAGCCATGCTAGCCCTCGCCAGGATGTAATTCGCTTTGAAGAAGTCGCCCCCGAGAGTGAAGAAGCAGCCGCTTCAGCAATGACGGCGAGCTGA
- the rpsR gene encoding 30S ribosomal protein S18 — MAYFRRRVSPIKPEDPIDYKDVDLLRKFITERGKILPRRITGLTAKQQRALTTAIKRARIIALLPYVNGEG, encoded by the coding sequence ATGGCCTATTTTCGTCGTCGAGTATCTCCAATCAAGCCCGAAGACCCGATCGACTACAAAGATGTCGATCTGCTTCGCAAGTTCATCACCGAGCGCGGCAAAATTTTGCCCCGCCGCATCACTGGCTTGACCGCTAAACAACAGCGGGCACTCACCACAGCCATCAAGCGGGCGCGGATTATCGCCCTGCTGCCCTATGTGAATGGGGAAGGCTAG
- the rpmG gene encoding 50S ribosomal protein L33 has translation MAKGVRLVITLECTECRTNPDKRSNGVSRYTTQKNRRNTTNRIELKKFCTHCNKHAIHKEIK, from the coding sequence ATGGCTAAAGGCGTCCGCCTCGTCATAACCCTAGAGTGCACCGAATGCCGGACCAACCCCGACAAGCGCTCTAACGGTGTATCGCGCTACACCACCCAAAAGAACCGTCGTAACACGACCAACCGCATCGAACTCAAAAAGTTCTGCACCCACTGCAACAAGCACGCTATCCACAAAGAAATCAAGTAA
- a CDS encoding phycobiliprotein lyase produces MDLADITYFFNCCIGQWSIERTYHYIAQQDVERSHTDFRVDAITPELRRKVLADNGYNPIDNIDQLPGFQLAFHTVSDKGEEVSQELRALFVPKQQEGTMLAGDYLRDRAYEEDRPIISTFTYNQSNHELLMTTPYTRVVSVDSILLVNPNMRIRRILNYHRPAEGEALDNLALVGFGVEQKVTD; encoded by the coding sequence ATGGATTTAGCCGACATCACCTACTTTTTCAACTGCTGCATTGGCCAATGGTCGATTGAGCGCACCTACCACTACATTGCTCAGCAAGATGTGGAGCGATCGCACACCGACTTTCGCGTCGATGCCATCACCCCCGAGCTGCGGCGCAAAGTGCTAGCCGACAACGGCTACAACCCGATAGATAATATCGACCAGCTGCCCGGCTTTCAGCTCGCCTTCCACACCGTGTCTGACAAAGGCGAAGAGGTCTCCCAGGAGCTGCGAGCCCTATTTGTGCCCAAGCAGCAAGAGGGGACCATGCTAGCGGGAGACTATTTGCGCGATCGCGCCTACGAAGAAGACCGCCCGATCATCTCCACCTTCACCTACAACCAGAGCAATCACGAACTGCTCATGACCACCCCCTACACCCGCGTGGTCTCCGTCGACTCCATTCTGCTAGTCAATCCCAACATGCGCATTCGCCGCATTCTCAACTACCACCGCCCCGCTGAGGGAGAAGCGTTGGATAACCTAGCGCTGGTTGGGTTTGGCGTGGAGCAGAAGGTGACGGATTAG